A window of Rhododendron vialii isolate Sample 1 chromosome 11a, ASM3025357v1 genomic DNA:
atttaTTTCGGGTCATGATGCATGGATTCCTTGAGTCAACACAGTATGCAGTATTAGTGGTATTGCTGATCTTGGTAGAACTGGCATGTGCAGCCTTcatattttttgacaaaagctGGAAAGATGTGAGTTACACTTGACTTCTGGATTTTGAGTTTTAAGTTGCTATACTGGTGTACCTGATTagttgtatatattttttggttcaGGAAATACCAACAGATAAAACTGGAGACTTTGATGTGATATATGATTTTCTGGAAGACAACTGGGAAATTATCAAATGGGTTGCTCTGGGGATTGTTATTTTGGAGGTAAGCATCAGAAAAGTCTCTTGATTTTGAGGCTTAATATTTGCTTGTTCTTTCTTGTCTGTGGGTGGCATATGTCATAAAGTGAGACTATTGCCTCATCAGTTTGTGTTGTCAGTTGTGCACATCAAGCATCTGATCTTTCATTTCTCGTTGACTGAATCCATGTCATCATTTTCCTTGCTCTTTTTTTAAGCACCCTCAAATGGGATCAAATGACCTGCTTACATGCCTGCCTGCTGGTTGGTTTACATTGCACTTGGTCATACCATCTCAAAAACTTGCCTTCTCTTCTTATCTTTAAGTTGTTTGTAACCCTCTGCCATCAACATGTACATCATGATAACATGCCTAAGAGTCTTGTATCTATGTAATTACAAGTTCTTGTTGGTGCTAGAAAGATTTTAAATTGGAGCGGCAAAACAGTTCATTGTTCTACTTGGACATGGGTTGATCTTTACAGGGGTAGAACTGCGATTGAGATTAGTACCGTTTCTCATATGTTGTAATGTCGGATGATTGTTGATTATTTGCTGGTCCAATGGTTGTGGTGGCCTTGCTTCATTGGTTGCCAATTGCTATGATGTGTTCTGAAAACCTTAGTTAAGCTGTGTAGTTGTGAATTCCAAGTAATATTACAAATTTGTCTGAGAGCATGTGGCAGTCTAGAGCTGTCAGACGTTAGATGGTGTCTTAAAAAGTTTTCGTGGTGGTTCATGATGAGCATAATCTAGAGGCTATATCAGATGGGTTGAATGAGTAATTGCATACAGCAGTTATGAAATCAAACTACTGGGCACTGTTTTTGTAATTGCTACCGACTTTTAATCATTAATTACTTAATTTTACCTTTCATTATGGTTCACTACAGTTTGGTGGGTTTAAGTTTTTCACAGATCTATCTACTGAGTCCTTGTTACATACCTGAGGATTCTATCATTCTGAGTTCTAGCTAAACTGTAAGCTCCCCCCTCACCCCCACCAGAAAAAATAGACAAAGAGGAATAGAAGGGCCTGAAAGGGCGTGGGATAGTGAAATAACGTGGAACATTTCATCTAGACAAATCTTAGAATCGATGTACCTTTTATTGGTTGCAAGTCCTAAAAACTTGATTAGGAAGGACGCATGCTTTTTGTTAACCACTGACATGAACTTGGCTGAATGTATTGAATAGTAGCAGTACTAGCAGACTGTATGTCATAGCACACACAGTTGCTTATGTTCGTTTGGTTCGAATTAACCTGTTTTTCTACTGTTTTACCTCTGTTATTGCAGGCTCTTCTGTTCTTGTTAGCTCTTATTATAAGGGCTGTAAACAGACCAGCAGAATACGACAGTGATGATGAATACATAGGTGGCCCCAGGCAACAAAACCGACAACCATTGATCAACAGGCCTCCGGTTCCCGTTACGGGTGTCCCTGTTGCTGGTGCCCTTGATCAGCGCTCAAGCAGAAACGATGCTTGGAGTACACGCATGAGAGAAAAGGTGCAATTTCTCTCTGGTACAACTAGTTAGAAAAGACTGGGGAACTTGGGAGTAGAGTAAGGGCGTAAGGGCATTTGCCAAGTGTCGCAGAGCCTGTTGATTTTAAAAACTGCTCTAGACTATCCTAGTTTTTTCTGAACTGGTTGTTATCTGATTATTGCATTTTTCCTCCATCCCAGTTTATTAGGGAATTCTTGAAATCCTATATTAGTGGCGATTTTGATCCATTCTCAAGAATTTTATTTACCAACTACGGACCCACTTTTCATCATTGCCAAGAttccttcttcctctcttcAAAGTTTAGCCCCATATCTCTGCACGTTCTCCATTTCCACACTGCGCAACCAGATCTTAATTTCAGACTCGTGGCTTTGAGTGTGACCACAATCTGTACTGACAGTTCCACTCTATGTTTTAATTAGAAAATCATGCATCTCAATTCTCTGACCTTTTGGCCTGAGCACCATTCAGAAACCCATCGACTCAACTATATGGGTGTCCTCGTGCACATGGAGGAAAACAGGAATGCATGCTCAAGTCACGCATATATTTCTGTTGtgtattgttttagttttgccTATGTTCGCTAATGGTTAGCTATGTATTAGGTCATACTTGAATTAGCAATGCACCTTTTGTGTATGATTCTCTCGTTTATCATCCTACAAGTATCTGCTTTGCCAAGTTGCATTTTTATCAGTGATTTCCTAATGATCATTCCTAATATTCTCCCGAGGCATCATACTAGGAGTATTTACTTCTGTAGTGGATATCATTCTACGATTCATTTCATGAATGCTTCTTTTTGCTTACACTTCTATACCTGGCTTTGTTTCTCCTGCATGTAAAAACCAGTACGGGCTTGATACATCCGAGTTTACGTACAATCCCTCTGAGTCAAACAGATACCCGCAAACAGCTGCACAGCCAGCAGAGGAGAGGGGTCGTTGCAACATCCTGTAATCAACATCACCATCATGTAATCAATGTCTCGGTTTTGCACAAATCTGGAATTGAGTTGGTTTCCGGGAACTAATGTTTTCGACTGTTGTGTGAACTTTGTTATTGACAATGTCTTGGGTTTTGTCGAAATTGTCTgtaaaacacagttctcatgagCTTTATTGATTGTTTCCCTTTTCATATGCATTATTACCATTTAGTATGTAAAAGCTTGTGCTAGTAATTGAATTAGATTTTGTGCCGAGGCATTCTTTTTGAGTAGTTGTGTAAGACACGTATAACTTAAATTATTCAATTCACaaccaaaaattattttaacaacttgttggttttttttttttttttttttataacttatcTTGtcgttatttatttatttttttgtcaaatgatagaagagattatttttacatcaaatataAAGTACAACGTATAAATCagggacactacatcaattgtgagagtctaCAAGATaactaatataagaaataagtccattatagggtagaaacaaagaaataaagaaaaaaccctCTAAGGGAAGAATACTTATACGTAGATGGGGAGACTtaaactcctgacctcctaatTAGATACTCCGTACAAGAGTTTTGACCCACTAAGCTAACACCACTTAGTTTTGTCGGTTTGTTCAGTATCCAGAATTTGATCACTgctgatt
This region includes:
- the LOC131307606 gene encoding tobamovirus multiplication protein 2A-like, with product MACRGFWECILKLLNFLLTLVGLAMVGYGIYLFVEYEKSSSSDDSTAIAPSSGDMIQLGRPMLMAVSLSSSILDDLPKAWFIYLFIGVGVVLFVISCFGCIGAATRNGCCLTCYAVLVVLLILVELACAAFIFFDKSWKDEIPTDKTGDFDVIYDFLEDNWEIIKWVALGIVILEALLFLLALIIRAVNRPAEYDSDDEYIGGPRQQNRQPLINRPPVPVTGVPVAGALDQRSSRNDAWSTRMREKYGLDTSEFTYNPSESNRYPQTAAQPAEERGRCNIL